A genome region from Sphingobium sp. WTD-1 includes the following:
- a CDS encoding alpha/beta hydrolase produces MSNYVTTRDGTRIFYKDWGPRDGQPIIFSHGWPLSADAWDAQMVYFANHGFRTIAHDRRSHGRSDQVWDNNNMDQYADDLADLITALDLSDIILVGHSTGGGEVTRYIGRHGTSRVAKLALIGAVPPLMLKTEANPGGLPIDVFDGIRKGTFDNRSQFFKDLTIPFYGYNRDGAVISEGIREEFWRQGMMGGLKGQLDSIRAFSESDFHADLTKVDVPTLVLHGDDDQIVPIGAAALSTVKIVQQAVLIVYEGADHGLTQTHQDRFNADLLDFING; encoded by the coding sequence ATGAGCAACTATGTCACCACCAGGGACGGCACCCGCATCTTCTACAAGGATTGGGGACCGCGCGACGGCCAGCCGATTATCTTCTCCCATGGCTGGCCGCTCAGCGCCGACGCCTGGGACGCGCAGATGGTCTATTTCGCCAATCATGGCTTCCGCACCATCGCCCATGACCGCCGCAGCCATGGCCGGTCGGACCAGGTGTGGGACAATAATAATATGGACCAATATGCCGACGATCTGGCCGACCTGATCACGGCGCTGGACCTGTCCGACATCATCCTGGTCGGCCATTCGACCGGCGGCGGCGAAGTCACCCGCTATATTGGCCGCCATGGCACCAGCCGGGTCGCCAAGCTGGCGCTGATCGGCGCGGTGCCGCCGCTGATGCTGAAGACCGAGGCCAATCCCGGCGGCCTGCCGATCGACGTGTTCGACGGCATCCGCAAGGGCACGTTCGACAATCGCAGCCAGTTCTTCAAGGATCTGACCATCCCCTTCTACGGCTATAACCGGGACGGCGCGGTCATCTCCGAGGGCATTCGCGAGGAGTTCTGGCGGCAGGGGATGATGGGCGGCCTCAAGGGCCAGCTCGACTCGATCCGCGCCTTTTCCGAAAGCGATTTCCATGCCGACCTGACGAAGGTCGATGTGCCGACGCTGGTGCTGCATGGCGATGACGACCAGATCGTGCCGATCGGCGCGGCGGCCCTGTCGACGGTGAAGATCGTCCAACAGGCGGTGCTGATCGTGTATGAAGGCGCCGACCATGGGCTGACGCAGACTCACCAGGACCGGTTCAACGCCGACCTGCTCGATTTCATCAACGGCTGA
- a CDS encoding GlxA family transcriptional regulator gives MADSSLPRAEVGILLYRNCQQAMVHGMTDLIDIAGQFSVQHGGPVVRVSHWQMGDDGCFARSHDTHEGLGGTPDIWLVPGRLTGVPEAEEAAPYAGWLLDRHAAGATLASNCGGAFLLAATGLLDGRPATTHWWFADAFRTRFPAVKLDCDRIVIDDGDIITAGGLMAWTDLGMRLVDRLLGPTVMLDTAKFLLIDTAGREQKHFARFLPRLSHGDEPILKVQHWLAAREAKAVSVTEMAAQAALEERTFQRRFKAATAMTPIEYVQHLRVAKAREHLEFTRRTIDQIAWSVGYEDAAAFRKLFHRLVGLSPGDYRARFAAPSAQAA, from the coding sequence ATGGCCGACAGCAGCCTTCCGCGCGCCGAGGTGGGCATATTGCTCTACCGCAACTGTCAGCAGGCGATGGTCCATGGCATGACCGACCTGATCGACATTGCCGGGCAGTTCTCGGTCCAGCATGGCGGCCCGGTGGTGCGCGTCAGCCATTGGCAGATGGGCGATGACGGCTGCTTCGCCCGCAGCCATGACACGCATGAAGGATTGGGCGGCACGCCCGACATCTGGCTGGTCCCCGGCCGCCTGACCGGCGTGCCCGAGGCGGAGGAAGCCGCGCCCTATGCCGGCTGGCTGCTCGATCGCCATGCCGCCGGGGCGACGCTCGCCTCCAATTGCGGCGGCGCCTTCCTGCTGGCGGCGACCGGCCTGCTCGACGGCCGCCCGGCCACCACCCACTGGTGGTTCGCCGACGCCTTCCGCACCCGCTTCCCGGCCGTGAAGCTCGATTGCGACCGCATCGTCATCGATGATGGCGACATCATCACCGCCGGCGGGCTGATGGCCTGGACCGACCTTGGCATGCGGCTGGTCGACCGGCTGCTCGGCCCGACGGTGATGCTCGACACCGCCAAATTCCTGCTGATCGACACGGCCGGGCGCGAACAGAAGCATTTCGCCCGCTTCCTGCCGCGCCTGAGCCATGGCGACGAGCCGATCCTGAAGGTGCAGCACTGGCTCGCCGCGCGGGAGGCAAAGGCGGTCAGCGTCACGGAAATGGCGGCGCAGGCCGCGCTGGAGGAGCGCACCTTCCAGCGCCGCTTCAAGGCGGCGACCGCCATGACCCCGATCGAATATGTCCAGCATCTGCGCGTGGCAAAGGCGCGCGAGCATCTGGAATTTACCCGGCGCACGATCGACCAGATCGCCTGGAGCGTCGGCTATGAGGATGCCGCCGCCTTCCGCAAGCTGTTCCACCGCCTGGTCGGCCTGTCGCCCGGCGACTATCGCGCCCGCTTCGCCGCGCCCAGCGCACAGGCGGCATGA
- the rmuC gene encoding DNA recombination protein RmuC, with translation MDSLAALLIPVALLIGLAVGWLLKGKALAPLTAEKADLAGKLDIATAQRNGAIAELAVEKERVAQGMAQLARLESAQAASEQRIEALQAAASQRIEAIQTEREAALRDLAALQSDIHARTQAFEQQIAALKDAKEQLSAQFSEIGGKLLESAQTQFLTRADQRFAQASEKSEAQLKTLLNPVETTLKRYEEGLARVEKDRVGSYAELREAVQQVHLGQGQVREETAKLVNALRAAPKTRGRWGEQQFKNLIETAGLSPFVDFKEEVSVAVEDGRLRPDFVINLPGDQQMVVDVKCSLVAYLNAVDQVDPALRDAHMLDHARAMRTHADALGRKAYWEQFDKAPDFVIMYVPGDNFVTAALEADMELWERAAKNRVIICGPATFLPLARTLAGHWRQAKMQEQAQQVGQLGKELYERLAVAATHLKRLGSGLNSAVSNYNSFIGSFETRVLSTGRKFRDLDIETGGKEIEAMEPLDVLARDAQADEARALPAAE, from the coding sequence ATGGACAGCCTCGCCGCCCTTCTCATTCCCGTCGCACTGCTGATCGGCCTTGCGGTCGGCTGGCTGCTCAAGGGCAAGGCGCTGGCGCCGCTGACCGCCGAAAAGGCCGATCTGGCCGGCAAGCTCGACATCGCCACCGCCCAGCGCAACGGCGCGATCGCCGAACTGGCGGTGGAGAAGGAACGGGTCGCGCAGGGCATGGCCCAGCTCGCCCGGCTCGAATCCGCGCAGGCCGCATCCGAACAGCGGATCGAGGCGCTGCAGGCCGCCGCCAGCCAGCGCATCGAGGCGATCCAGACCGAGCGCGAGGCCGCGCTGCGTGACCTCGCCGCGCTCCAGTCCGACATCCATGCCCGCACCCAGGCGTTCGAGCAGCAGATCGCCGCGCTCAAGGATGCAAAGGAACAGCTCTCCGCCCAGTTCAGCGAAATCGGCGGCAAGCTGCTCGAATCCGCCCAGACCCAGTTCCTGACCCGCGCCGACCAGCGCTTCGCCCAGGCGAGCGAGAAGAGCGAGGCGCAGTTGAAGACGCTGCTCAATCCGGTCGAAACCACGCTCAAGCGCTATGAGGAGGGCCTCGCCCGCGTCGAGAAGGACCGGGTCGGCAGCTATGCCGAACTGCGCGAAGCGGTGCAGCAGGTCCATCTCGGCCAGGGCCAGGTGCGCGAGGAAACCGCCAAGCTGGTCAACGCCCTGCGCGCCGCGCCCAAGACGCGCGGTCGCTGGGGCGAGCAACAGTTCAAGAATCTCATCGAAACCGCCGGCCTTTCCCCCTTCGTGGACTTCAAGGAGGAAGTGTCGGTCGCGGTCGAGGACGGCCGCCTGCGCCCGGACTTCGTCATCAACCTGCCCGGCGACCAGCAGATGGTGGTCGACGTCAAATGCTCGCTGGTCGCCTATCTGAACGCGGTCGATCAGGTCGATCCGGCGCTGCGCGACGCCCATATGCTCGACCATGCCCGCGCGATGCGCACCCATGCCGACGCGCTGGGGCGCAAGGCCTATTGGGAACAGTTCGACAAGGCCCCCGACTTCGTCATCATGTATGTGCCGGGCGACAATTTCGTCACCGCCGCGCTGGAGGCGGACATGGAGCTGTGGGAACGCGCCGCCAAGAATCGCGTCATCATCTGCGGCCCCGCCACCTTCCTGCCGCTCGCCCGCACGCTGGCGGGTCATTGGCGCCAGGCCAAGATGCAGGAGCAGGCACAGCAGGTGGGCCAGCTCGGCAAGGAACTCTATGAGCGGCTGGCCGTCGCCGCGACCCACCTCAAGCGCCTCGGTTCCGGCCTCAACAGCGCGGTCTCCAATTACAACAGCTTCATCGGCAGCTTCGAGACGCGCGTCCTGTCCACCGGGCGCAAGTTCCGCGATCTCGACATCGAGACCGGCGGCAAGGAGATCGAGGCGATGGAACCGCTCGACGTCCTCGCCCGCGACGCGCAGGCCGACGAGGCCCGCGCGCTGCCGGCGGCGGAATAG
- a CDS encoding acyltransferase, with protein sequence MQGRLIGFDGLRGIAALSVLLFHALTWATGEARGNGYLAVDFFFMLSGYVMARTYEARLGQGLPTMAFVRARYRRFLPVMATAGLIALPGFLAISDMAAWPAALASLLLVPSFFTWRLYPLNGPAWSILAELIANTAHGLLLRRLSTRTLGHVVLFSAVLFAVIASRVGVDVGAQPASFLFGLPRVMLSYGMGIILWRWWRDRPTITVSPMAAFAMMPLYFGIGTMVDAHGWIDGMVFILLICPLMLAGALRWRGDSRLLVGGGVLSFPLYAVHAPVCMTGLMLGVPVAGGVAASLVAAGLIAWVQARPGRPACTAREPAVLSTR encoded by the coding sequence ATGCAGGGGCGGCTGATCGGATTTGACGGATTGCGCGGGATTGCCGCGCTCAGCGTTCTGCTGTTCCATGCGCTGACCTGGGCCACGGGGGAGGCGCGCGGCAACGGCTATCTCGCGGTCGATTTCTTCTTCATGCTGAGCGGCTATGTGATGGCGCGCACCTATGAGGCGCGGCTGGGGCAGGGGCTGCCGACCATGGCCTTCGTGCGGGCGCGATATCGGCGTTTCCTGCCGGTCATGGCTACGGCAGGGCTGATCGCGCTGCCAGGGTTTCTGGCCATCAGCGACATGGCGGCCTGGCCGGCGGCGCTGGCCAGTCTGCTGCTTGTTCCCAGTTTCTTCACCTGGCGTCTCTATCCGCTCAACGGGCCGGCCTGGTCGATCCTGGCGGAGCTGATCGCCAATACCGCCCATGGCCTGCTCCTGCGTCGTTTATCGACCAGGACATTAGGCCATGTCGTGCTGTTCAGCGCCGTATTGTTTGCCGTCATCGCCAGCCGGGTTGGGGTGGATGTCGGCGCCCAGCCCGCCAGTTTCCTCTTTGGCCTGCCGCGGGTCATGCTATCCTATGGCATGGGGATCATCCTGTGGCGCTGGTGGCGCGACCGGCCGACCATCACGGTTTCGCCGATGGCGGCCTTTGCTATGATGCCGCTCTATTTCGGTATTGGCACGATGGTCGATGCGCATGGCTGGATAGACGGGATGGTCTTCATCCTGCTGATCTGTCCGCTGATGCTGGCGGGCGCCTTGCGCTGGCGGGGCGATTCGCGGCTGCTGGTCGGCGGCGGTGTGCTCTCCTTCCCGCTCTATGCGGTGCATGCGCCGGTCTGCATGACGGGGCTGATGCTGGGCGTGCCGGTGGCCGGCGGGGTTGCCGCCAGCCTGGTGGCGGCCGGACTGATCGCCTGGGTGCAGGCGCGGCCAGGTCGACCGGCCTGTACGGCGCGCGAACCTGCTGTGCTGTCCACGCGCTAG
- a CDS encoding nicotinate-nucleotide adenylyltransferase — MKKIGLLGGSFNPAHGGHRAISLFARDALGLDEIWWLVSPGNPLKPAKGMAPLPVRLAHAQKIARRAPIRATAIERQLRTRYTVDTLRALRQRYPRNRFIWLMGADNLAQFSQWRDWRGIARQMPIAVIARPGYDDAARGSTAMSWLRRFVRSARQSADWTNWRPPALVLLRFRPDPRSATLLRQADPLWHREYEATCVRDPLTRRLIV; from the coding sequence ATGAAAAAGATCGGCCTGCTCGGCGGCTCCTTCAATCCGGCGCATGGCGGGCATCGCGCCATTTCGCTGTTCGCCAGGGACGCCCTGGGCCTCGACGAAATCTGGTGGCTGGTGTCGCCCGGCAATCCGTTGAAGCCCGCCAAGGGCATGGCGCCGCTGCCCGTCCGCCTTGCCCATGCGCAGAAAATCGCCCGTCGCGCGCCGATTCGCGCCACCGCGATCGAGCGCCAATTGCGCACCCGCTACACCGTCGACACACTGCGCGCGCTCCGCCAGCGCTACCCCCGCAACCGCTTCATCTGGCTTATGGGCGCCGATAATCTGGCGCAATTCAGCCAATGGCGCGACTGGCGTGGCATAGCGCGTCAGATGCCCATTGCCGTAATCGCCCGTCCGGGCTATGATGACGCGGCCCGTGGCTCTACGGCCATGAGCTGGCTGCGGCGCTTCGTCCGGTCCGCGCGCCAGAGTGCAGACTGGACGAATTGGAGACCACCGGCGCTCGTGCTATTGCGCTTTCGCCCTGATCCAAGATCGGCAACCCTGCTACGGCAGGCGGACCCCCTCTGGCATCGCGAATATGAAGCAACGTGTGTGCGCGATCCGCTCACGCGCCGGTTGATCGTCTAG
- the rsfS gene encoding ribosome silencing factor, producing MTNLAPANDTAPAADSVAALHALVMQSLDDDQAQETISIPLEGKSSIADHMVIASGRSSRQVAAIAQHLAERIKKETGRSARVEGLPVADWVLIDAGDVIVHLFKPEVRSFYNLERMWGFVDAPVAGNA from the coding sequence TTGACTAACCTCGCCCCTGCCAACGATACGGCGCCCGCCGCCGATAGCGTGGCCGCCCTGCACGCCCTTGTCATGCAGTCGCTCGACGACGACCAGGCGCAGGAAACCATCTCCATCCCCCTCGAAGGCAAGAGCAGCATCGCCGATCATATGGTGATCGCGAGCGGCCGTTCGTCGCGTCAGGTCGCGGCGATCGCCCAGCATCTGGCCGAACGGATCAAGAAGGAAACCGGCCGCTCCGCGCGGGTCGAAGGCCTGCCGGTCGCCGACTGGGTGCTGATCGATGCCGGCGACGTGATCGTCCATCTGTTCAAGCCGGAAGTGCGCAGCTTCTACAATCTGGAACGGATGTGGGGCTTCGTCGACGCACCGGTCGCGGGCAACGCCTGA
- a CDS encoding 23S rRNA (pseudouridine(1915)-N(3))-methyltransferase RlmH, translating to MLLHIIARGKIGRSPEADLVDRYVKRLTMPHKITEMPDRGGKLPPVGPGTVTVMLDEKGKQLSSMDFARRIEGWRDTGTREIRFLIGAADGFDDAERTNADLLIAFGAMTWPHMIARAMLAEQLWRACSILANHPYHREG from the coding sequence ATGCTCCTCCACATCATCGCGCGCGGCAAGATCGGGCGCTCGCCCGAAGCCGATCTGGTCGACCGCTATGTCAAGCGGCTGACCATGCCGCACAAGATCACCGAAATGCCCGATCGGGGCGGCAAGCTGCCGCCCGTCGGCCCCGGCACGGTGACGGTCATGCTCGATGAAAAGGGCAAGCAGCTCTCCTCGATGGACTTTGCCCGGCGGATTGAGGGCTGGCGTGACACCGGCACGCGCGAGATCCGCTTCCTGATCGGCGCCGCCGACGGCTTCGACGATGCCGAACGGACCAATGCCGACCTGCTGATCGCCTTCGGCGCCATGACCTGGCCGCACATGATCGCCCGCGCCATGCTGGCCGAACAGCTGTGGCGCGCCTGTTCGATCCTCGCCAACCACCCCTATCACCGCGAAGGCTGA
- a CDS encoding peptidoglycan DD-metalloendopeptidase family protein: MKRSIISNSITGIALAGILALVATRLPAADDAAIILPGTAGTTLAQEQKALRDARRQSVEAADRSVRLERQAGMARDEAEQAGRRAAAMAARIQQAEADVQAAQARIAIIARMQRAQAARLAARQEPVVRLTAALQMMSRRPLALALVQPGSISDAVHMRAVLGQVLPVIEQRTAGLRAELDRSRAIRATAQQAADALTKSRRALTDRQAALRQLETQKRVAARDYRANAGLESERALALGEKARDIVDLMDQLEVASDLRDRLAQLSGPVLRPARPDRAGAPAPDREVLGSGPPPYRLPVVGQLVTGMGEVNDGGVRSRGLTLVTQAGAQAVAPTAGRIAFAGPYRGYGQILIIDHGQGWTTLITGLHRVTAQVGETVRQGDPVGLTAAQGRPTVTIELRRNGRPVDIVPLVGLG, translated from the coding sequence TTGAAGCGCAGCATCATCAGCAACAGCATCACGGGCATCGCACTGGCCGGCATCTTGGCCCTCGTCGCCACGCGCCTGCCCGCCGCGGACGATGCCGCGATCATCCTGCCCGGCACCGCCGGCACCACCCTGGCACAGGAACAGAAGGCGCTGCGCGACGCCCGCCGCCAGTCGGTAGAGGCCGCCGACCGATCGGTCCGGCTGGAGCGCCAGGCCGGCATGGCCCGTGACGAGGCCGAACAGGCCGGCCGCCGCGCCGCCGCCATGGCCGCCCGCATCCAGCAGGCCGAGGCCGATGTGCAGGCCGCCCAGGCCCGCATCGCCATCATCGCCCGGATGCAGCGCGCCCAGGCCGCGCGCCTCGCCGCCAGGCAGGAGCCGGTGGTGCGCCTTACCGCCGCGCTGCAGATGATGAGCCGCCGCCCGCTCGCCCTTGCCCTCGTCCAGCCCGGATCGATCAGCGACGCCGTCCATATGCGCGCGGTGCTGGGACAGGTGTTGCCGGTGATCGAGCAGCGCACCGCCGGTCTGCGCGCCGAACTGGACCGCAGCCGCGCGATCCGCGCCACCGCGCAGCAGGCGGCGGACGCCCTGACAAAAAGCCGCCGCGCCCTCACCGATCGCCAGGCCGCCCTGCGCCAGCTCGAAACGCAAAAGCGCGTCGCCGCCCGCGACTATCGCGCCAATGCAGGCCTCGAAAGCGAACGCGCACTGGCGCTGGGCGAGAAGGCGCGCGACATTGTCGACCTGATGGACCAGCTGGAGGTGGCGAGCGACCTGCGCGATCGCCTGGCGCAGCTGTCCGGCCCGGTCCTGCGCCCCGCCCGCCCCGACCGGGCCGGCGCTCCCGCCCCCGACCGCGAAGTGCTGGGCAGCGGCCCGCCACCCTATCGTCTGCCCGTCGTCGGCCAGCTCGTCACAGGCATGGGCGAGGTGAATGACGGCGGCGTACGCTCGCGCGGCCTGACCCTGGTGACCCAGGCCGGCGCCCAGGCGGTCGCGCCGACCGCCGGCCGCATCGCCTTTGCCGGCCCCTATCGCGGCTATGGCCAGATCCTGATCATCGACCATGGCCAGGGCTGGACCACGCTCATCACCGGCCTGCACCGCGTCACCGCCCAGGTCGGCGAGACCGTGCGCCAGGGCGACCCGGTCGGCCTCACCGCCGCGCAGGGCCGCCCCACCGTCACCATCGAACTGCGCCGCAACGGCCGCCCGGTGGACATCGTGCCGCTGGTGGGACTGGGCTAG
- a CDS encoding M48 family metallopeptidase, giving the protein MKSIRVGEGASTGWGQTVVPDARFDQMIAALEQSAAHNSSAYRRRVVLAGLLGYVVILGLLALLTGLTIAMIVLMVTTRTGIAAEVKMAIVFGLLSFALIKALWVTALPPEGVRVEPDTAPALFDMIERIRAATGGPAIHDVRIIDQMNAAIVQDSGSLFLGARNRLYLGLPLLSALSAVEVEAVIAHEFGHFVGDHGHASGFVYRVRQRWAQVEERLPDGIVAGLLRRFFGWYGPWFAAYSFTLARRQEYEADHVAATAVGPRIMADALLRVAAQAGRFDTAWRLVWDQAPLRPDPPRSPLTTIASVFTEDDPADQTMIDRELSRSADRHDTHPTLAQRLAALSQSADLPARLQKTAAEPLLGETLAPIIAHFDEQWHDWADALWADEHAQRQADEAERQAIADQIAGGATSRDQLYRYAALTEAIDTPQSAAQAYAAVLALHPNANDARFRQGDMLLATGDDAGIDLLLAAANGERALLPHAYRHIVDYLLRSGRPEEAAPYFAPLEQAERMEEAARHEANGIDETAQLRPLSPDLRERLTALIDGVPGVATLHAALRDMDHADAPQIVFVFSARKEHVATQVLDALIEAMLPAGDLIGLERSFKRRWLFNRIRRLPDSSIVN; this is encoded by the coding sequence TTGAAGAGTATCCGAGTGGGAGAAGGCGCTTCAACGGGCTGGGGGCAGACCGTCGTGCCTGACGCCCGGTTCGACCAGATGATCGCAGCGCTGGAGCAATCGGCAGCGCACAATTCGTCTGCCTATCGGCGACGGGTCGTGCTGGCAGGCCTGCTCGGCTATGTCGTCATCCTCGGCTTGCTGGCACTGCTGACTGGACTGACCATCGCGATGATTGTCTTGATGGTCACTACCCGCACCGGAATTGCTGCCGAAGTAAAAATGGCCATAGTTTTTGGCCTGCTATCCTTCGCGTTGATAAAGGCGCTCTGGGTCACCGCACTGCCGCCCGAGGGGGTGAGGGTGGAACCGGACACAGCCCCTGCGCTCTTCGACATGATCGAACGGATACGCGCCGCGACCGGTGGCCCGGCCATCCATGATGTGCGCATCATCGATCAGATGAACGCTGCGATCGTACAGGACAGCGGGTCTCTTTTCCTTGGCGCCCGCAACCGCCTCTACCTTGGACTGCCATTATTGTCGGCCCTCAGCGCCGTCGAAGTGGAGGCTGTCATCGCGCATGAATTCGGCCATTTCGTGGGCGATCATGGTCATGCGAGCGGCTTTGTCTATCGTGTCCGCCAACGCTGGGCGCAGGTCGAGGAACGGCTGCCGGACGGGATCGTCGCGGGCCTGTTACGGCGCTTTTTCGGCTGGTATGGCCCCTGGTTTGCGGCCTACAGTTTCACCCTAGCACGGCGGCAAGAATATGAGGCCGACCATGTCGCCGCAACCGCTGTGGGACCGCGCATCATGGCTGACGCCTTGCTGCGTGTGGCAGCACAAGCCGGTCGCTTCGACACGGCATGGCGACTGGTCTGGGACCAGGCACCATTGCGTCCTGATCCACCTCGATCGCCACTCACCACCATCGCATCAGTGTTTACCGAAGACGATCCGGCCGACCAGACCATGATCGACCGGGAACTGAGCAGATCCGCCGATCGTCACGACACGCACCCGACCCTTGCCCAGAGGCTTGCCGCCCTGTCACAATCCGCCGACCTGCCAGCCCGACTGCAAAAAACGGCCGCGGAACCACTGCTAGGCGAAACGCTCGCCCCCATCATCGCCCATTTCGACGAGCAGTGGCACGACTGGGCGGATGCCTTATGGGCTGACGAACATGCACAGAGACAGGCGGACGAAGCGGAACGGCAGGCGATCGCCGATCAGATCGCTGGGGGCGCGACATCACGCGATCAACTCTATCGCTATGCCGCCCTGACCGAAGCCATCGATACGCCGCAATCGGCTGCGCAAGCCTATGCCGCTGTGCTCGCCCTGCATCCCAACGCAAACGACGCCCGTTTCCGGCAAGGCGACATGCTGCTCGCCACGGGAGACGATGCAGGGATCGACCTGCTGCTCGCTGCGGCAAATGGGGAACGTGCCCTCCTACCCCATGCCTATCGCCATATCGTCGACTATCTGCTGCGCTCTGGCAGACCTGAGGAGGCGGCTCCCTATTTCGCGCCACTGGAACAAGCGGAACGGATGGAAGAAGCCGCCCGTCATGAGGCGAACGGAATTGATGAAACCGCCCAACTTCGGCCACTTTCCCCGGATCTTCGCGAACGGCTCACTGCTCTCATTGACGGTGTGCCCGGTGTCGCGACACTCCATGCGGCACTGCGCGACATGGACCATGCCGACGCTCCCCAGATCGTCTTCGTCTTTTCCGCGCGCAAGGAGCATGTCGCCACTCAGGTGCTGGATGCGCTCATCGAAGCGATGCTGCCCGCCGGCGACCTCATCGGTCTGGAACGCAGTTTCAAGCGGCGCTGGCTGTTCAATCGCATCCGCCGCCTTCCCGACAGCAGCATCGTGAATTGA
- a CDS encoding S41 family peptidase codes for MKSTFLQGAVALGALALIPATTAALADGEASSYKALDEFMDVFQKVRSDYVEKVDDEKLIKGAIDGMLASLDPHSSFLDARDFQNLRTQTEGSYGGLGLSVTQEDGAVKVIAPTQDTPAWRAGIKAGDYITHIDGQLIYGGTLDEAVDKMRGAPGTSIKLTIVRTGRDKPIDLTLTREIIEIKPVKWEVKNNIGVINIVSFSANTGADVRSAIRSIDKSLGHKPTGYILDLRSNPGGLLDEAVSTSDVFLERGEIVSQRGRNKGDVERYYAKPGDDAKGLPVIVLVDAGSASASEIVAGALQDQHRALIMGERSFGKGSVQTMLPLSNTTALKLTTARYFTPSGRSVQEGGIQPDIKVPQLSDPDYKDRPKFRESDLRRHLINEIKTDDAALEEDSKEDPRFAQTAEELKKKGIEDFQLDYALKTISRLAGTPGATIAQAQQAAARKPGAK; via the coding sequence ATGAAATCCACCTTCCTGCAGGGCGCGGTCGCGCTCGGCGCGCTTGCGCTCATCCCCGCCACTACCGCGGCGCTCGCCGATGGCGAGGCATCGAGCTACAAGGCGCTCGACGAATTCATGGACGTCTTCCAGAAGGTCCGCAGCGACTATGTCGAGAAGGTCGACGACGAGAAGCTGATCAAGGGCGCGATCGACGGCATGCTCGCCAGCCTCGATCCGCACAGCAGCTTCCTCGACGCGCGCGATTTCCAGAATCTGCGCACCCAGACCGAGGGCAGCTATGGCGGCCTTGGCCTGTCGGTCACGCAGGAGGATGGCGCGGTCAAGGTGATCGCCCCGACCCAGGACACGCCGGCCTGGCGCGCCGGGATCAAGGCGGGCGACTATATCACCCATATCGACGGCCAGCTCATCTATGGCGGCACGCTGGACGAGGCGGTGGACAAGATGCGCGGCGCACCGGGCACCAGCATCAAGCTTACCATCGTGCGCACCGGCCGCGACAAGCCGATTGACCTCACCCTCACCCGCGAGATCATCGAGATCAAGCCGGTGAAGTGGGAAGTGAAGAACAATATCGGCGTCATCAACATCGTCAGCTTCTCGGCCAATACCGGCGCCGATGTCCGCTCGGCGATCCGCAGCATCGATAAGAGCCTGGGCCACAAGCCGACCGGCTATATCCTCGACCTGCGCTCCAACCCCGGCGGCCTGCTGGATGAAGCGGTGTCGACCAGCGACGTCTTCCTGGAACGCGGCGAGATCGTGTCGCAGCGCGGCCGCAACAAGGGCGATGTCGAACGCTATTATGCCAAGCCCGGCGATGACGCGAAGGGCCTGCCGGTGATCGTGCTGGTCGATGCGGGTTCCGCCTCGGCTTCCGAAATCGTCGCCGGCGCGCTGCAGGACCAGCATCGCGCGCTGATCATGGGCGAACGCAGCTTCGGCAAGGGCTCGGTCCAGACCATGCTGCCGCTGTCGAACACCACCGCGCTCAAGCTTACCACCGCGCGCTACTTCACCCCGTCGGGCCGCAGCGTGCAGGAAGGCGGCATCCAGCCGGACATCAAGGTGCCGCAGCTCAGCGACCCGGATTACAAGGATCGCCCCAAGTTCCGCGAAAGCGACCTGCGCCGCCACCTGATCAACGAGATCAAGACCGACGACGCCGCGCTGGAAGAGGACAGCAAGGAAGATCCGCGCTTCGCCCAGACGGCCGAGGAGCTGAAGAAGAAGGGGATCGAGGACTTCCAGCTCGATTATGCGCTCAAGACCATTTCCCGCCTCGCCGGCACGCCGGGCGCCACCATCGCCCAGGCCCAGCAGGCCGCTGCGCGCAAGCCCGGCGCGAAATAA
- a CDS encoding disulfide bond formation protein B — protein sequence MNSLSPALGRARLLALLVPVIALGTAYASQYLGGLHPCEMCWWQRYPHMAAIPLALVAYALRGRACMSGLFAGFAGIAIGISGAIGLFHAGVEYGWWEGLTACSTTPTGGSSADILSQIMATPITRCDVAPWSLFGISLAGYNGLLSGAAALAILALLLKARKA from the coding sequence ATGAACAGCTTGTCCCCCGCCCTGGGCCGCGCCCGCCTGCTTGCCCTGCTCGTGCCCGTGATCGCGCTGGGCACGGCCTATGCCTCCCAATATCTGGGCGGCCTGCATCCGTGCGAAATGTGCTGGTGGCAGCGTTATCCCCATATGGCGGCGATCCCGCTGGCGCTGGTCGCCTATGCCCTGCGCGGCCGCGCCTGCATGAGCGGGCTGTTCGCCGGTTTCGCCGGCATCGCCATCGGCATCAGCGGCGCCATCGGCCTGTTCCATGCCGGGGTCGAATATGGTTGGTGGGAAGGGCTGACCGCCTGCTCGACCACGCCGACCGGCGGCAGCAGCGCCGATATTTTGAGCCAGATCATGGCAACGCCGATCACCCGCTGCGATGTTGCGCCCTGGAGCCTCTTCGGCATTTCGCTGGCAGGCTATAACGGCCTCTTGTCGGGCGCGGCCGCGCTCGCCATCTTGGCCCTGCTGCTGAAAGCGAGGAAGGCATGA